One genomic segment of Candidatus Rokuibacteriota bacterium includes these proteins:
- a CDS encoding BON domain-containing protein: MRPLRGVGILVLAFVLVSAWGCGSTATKEGTGEYVDDSVITTKVKTAIFNDSTLKVNEINVETFKGVVQLSGFVRSQADIDQAVRVARGIAGVKAVKHDMRIK; the protein is encoded by the coding sequence ATGAGACCACTGAGAGGGGTCGGGATCCTTGTCCTCGCCTTCGTGTTGGTGTCGGCCTGGGGGTGCGGTTCGACGGCAACGAAAGAGGGGACCGGAGAGTACGTCGATGACTCCGTGATCACGACGAAGGTGAAGACGGCGATCTTCAACGACTCCACCCTGAAGGTCAACGAGATCAACGTCGAGACGTTCAAGGGCGTGGTCCAGCTGAGCGGCTTCGTCAGGTCCCAGGCGGACATCGACCAGGCGGTCCGCGTCGCACGCGGGATCGCGGGCGTGAAGGCCGTCAAGCACGACATGCGGATCAAGTGA